A genome region from Micromonospora peucetia includes the following:
- the hppD gene encoding 4-hydroxyphenylpyruvate dioxygenase — translation MTQAIDRSQATDDVDVDVLIGAVDHDISRDPFPVRGLDHVHFLVGNAKQAAHYYSTAFGMTCVAYRGPEQGYRDHAQYVLTSGSARFVLTGAVRPDAEGAEHVAKHSDGVSDIALEVPDVDAAYAHAVAQGATGLVEPHDVSDEHGTVRLAAIAAYGDTRHTLVDRSRYTGPFLPGFVARKPIVDRQPMIDAGLQPKRFFQAVDHVVGNVELGRMDDWVEFYKRVMGFSNMAEFIGDDIATDYSALMSKVVANGTRKVKFPLNEPAIARKKSQIDEYLEFYQGPGAQHIAVATNDILGSVDAMRAAGVEFLDTPDSYYDDPELRARIGQVRVPIEELKARKILVDRDEDGYLLQIFTKPVQDRPTVFFELIERHGSLGFGKGNFRALFEAIEREQEARGNL, via the coding sequence ATGACCCAGGCGATCGACCGTTCCCAGGCGACCGACGACGTCGACGTCGATGTGCTCATCGGCGCCGTCGACCACGACATCAGCCGCGACCCGTTCCCGGTCAGGGGCCTCGACCACGTGCACTTCCTGGTGGGCAACGCCAAGCAGGCCGCGCACTACTACTCCACCGCGTTCGGCATGACCTGCGTGGCGTACCGGGGCCCGGAGCAGGGCTACCGGGACCACGCCCAGTACGTGCTGACCAGCGGTTCGGCCCGGTTCGTGCTGACTGGCGCGGTCCGCCCGGACGCCGAGGGCGCCGAGCACGTGGCGAAGCACAGCGACGGTGTCTCCGACATCGCGCTGGAGGTGCCGGACGTCGACGCCGCGTACGCGCACGCCGTCGCGCAGGGCGCCACCGGCCTGGTCGAGCCGCACGACGTCAGCGACGAGCACGGCACCGTCCGGCTGGCCGCCATCGCGGCGTACGGCGACACCCGGCACACCCTGGTCGACCGGTCCCGCTACACCGGCCCGTTCCTGCCCGGCTTCGTGGCCCGCAAGCCGATCGTGGACCGGCAGCCGATGATCGACGCCGGCCTCCAGCCGAAGCGCTTCTTCCAGGCCGTCGACCACGTGGTCGGTAACGTCGAGCTCGGCCGGATGGACGACTGGGTCGAGTTCTACAAGCGGGTCATGGGCTTCTCGAACATGGCCGAGTTCATCGGCGACGACATCGCCACCGACTACTCGGCGCTGATGAGCAAGGTCGTGGCGAACGGCACCCGCAAGGTGAAGTTCCCGCTCAACGAGCCGGCCATCGCCCGCAAGAAGTCGCAGATCGACGAGTACCTGGAGTTCTACCAGGGCCCGGGCGCCCAGCACATCGCCGTGGCCACCAACGACATCCTGGGCAGTGTCGACGCGATGCGCGCCGCCGGCGTCGAGTTCCTGGACACCCCGGACTCGTACTACGACGACCCGGAGCTGCGTGCCCGGATCGGCCAGGTGCGGGTACCGATCGAGGAGCTGAAGGCCCGCAAGATCCTGGTGGACCGGGACGAGGACGGTTACCTGCTCCAGATCTTCACCAAGCCGGTGCAGGACCGCCCGACGGTCTTCTTCGAGCTGATCGAGCGGCACGGCTCGCTCGGCTTCGGCAAGGGCAACTTCAGGGCGCTCTTCGAGGCCATCGAGCGGGAGCAGGAAGCGCGCGGCAACCTGTAA
- a CDS encoding Lrp/AsnC family transcriptional regulator, protein MNAGQGVQLDVLDARLIELLAEEPRIGVLECSRRLGVARGTVQARLDKLVERRVIGGFGPEISPAAIGFGVTSFVTLEISQRHGHDLVAAHLAAIPEVLEAHTITGSSDLLCRIVARSNTDLQRVIDQIVSYEGIRRASTIIALAEQIPYRTLPLVRSATT, encoded by the coding sequence ATGAATGCTGGTCAAGGTGTACAGCTCGACGTCCTCGATGCACGATTGATCGAACTGCTCGCCGAGGAACCGCGGATCGGGGTGCTGGAGTGCTCGCGACGCCTCGGGGTCGCCCGCGGCACCGTGCAGGCCCGGTTGGACAAGCTCGTCGAACGGCGGGTCATCGGGGGGTTCGGGCCGGAGATCTCCCCGGCGGCGATCGGGTTCGGGGTGACCAGCTTCGTCACCCTGGAGATCAGCCAACGGCACGGGCACGACCTGGTCGCCGCGCACCTGGCCGCGATCCCGGAGGTGCTGGAGGCGCACACCATCACCGGCTCCAGCGACCTGCTCTGCCGGATCGTGGCCCGATCGAACACCGACCTCCAGCGGGTGATCGACCAGATCGTCTCGTACGAGGGCATCCGCCGTGCCTCGACGATCATCGCCCTGGCCGAACAGATCCCCTACCGCACCCTCCCCCTCGTCCGCTCCGCCACCACCTGA
- a CDS encoding PQQ-binding-like beta-propeller repeat protein, which translates to MAKAGGLGVWRGGLLLALIMVVALAATGVWNPFPGVWDWVDRSEPISEPDVVWQQRVGGTPRSVTIAGDTVVVEQRTRVEARSLATGAQLWERKADWSAVTGGDRDAVIVVGKLLVKGYEVLDPTTGATRRRNGDAVAVWTYRNMLLDARCVDATDCTLSAWDPRGTAPLWTAFVPGVRSGLLGDNPGLLGTRRLDAVRIDEEVAGPEPVPPLLGFPIDGRVHVLDTATGRMLQDVEPGRDERLSVVGGRLLRITARSQDGTCYFAISGRDAATGQEAWQRAGINLRTADSAGCVQREDPHGARNVLIGVAPDAREAVLDGYDGRLLLVTSAGERLLAVDDRYALVRPADKGAVVGRELGAGRVRWTRPAGAKAGAALTPYAAVIADEKPSRLVALDPRTGRELVSLRTSANALAVGPRGMVIGEGREIGYVSFGGAPGAPARTGDGGVPGPGVPGPGGTAGVPGPAESCGPKRELCPG; encoded by the coding sequence GTGGCGAAGGCGGGCGGCCTCGGAGTGTGGCGTGGCGGGCTGTTGCTCGCGCTCATCATGGTCGTCGCGCTCGCCGCGACCGGAGTGTGGAACCCGTTCCCCGGCGTGTGGGACTGGGTCGACCGCAGCGAGCCGATCTCCGAGCCGGACGTGGTCTGGCAGCAGCGTGTCGGCGGTACCCCGCGCAGCGTGACCATCGCGGGCGACACCGTGGTGGTCGAGCAGCGCACCCGGGTGGAGGCCCGCAGCCTGGCCACCGGCGCCCAGCTTTGGGAACGTAAGGCCGACTGGTCCGCGGTGACCGGCGGTGACCGGGACGCGGTCATCGTCGTGGGCAAGTTGCTGGTCAAGGGGTACGAGGTGCTGGACCCGACGACCGGCGCCACGCGGCGGCGCAACGGCGACGCGGTGGCCGTGTGGACGTACCGCAACATGCTGCTCGACGCGCGCTGCGTCGACGCCACCGACTGCACGCTGAGCGCCTGGGACCCGCGCGGCACCGCCCCGCTCTGGACGGCCTTCGTGCCGGGGGTGCGCAGCGGCCTGCTCGGCGACAACCCAGGGCTGCTCGGCACCCGCCGGCTCGACGCCGTCCGGATCGACGAGGAGGTGGCCGGCCCAGAGCCCGTTCCGCCGCTGCTCGGCTTCCCCATCGACGGCCGGGTGCACGTCCTCGACACCGCCACCGGGCGGATGCTCCAGGATGTCGAGCCCGGCCGGGACGAGCGGCTGTCGGTGGTCGGCGGCCGACTGCTGCGGATCACCGCCCGTTCCCAGGACGGCACCTGCTACTTCGCCATCTCCGGCAGGGACGCGGCGACCGGCCAGGAGGCGTGGCAGCGGGCCGGGATCAACCTGCGGACCGCCGACAGCGCCGGCTGCGTACAGCGGGAGGACCCGCACGGCGCGCGTAACGTGCTGATCGGGGTGGCCCCGGATGCCCGCGAGGCGGTTCTTGACGGTTACGACGGGCGGCTGCTGCTGGTCACCTCGGCTGGGGAGCGGCTGCTCGCCGTCGACGACCGGTACGCGTTGGTCCGGCCGGCCGACAAGGGTGCGGTGGTCGGCCGGGAGTTGGGCGCGGGACGAGTTCGGTGGACCCGCCCCGCCGGGGCGAAGGCCGGTGCCGCTCTCACCCCGTACGCGGCCGTGATCGCCGACGAGAAGCCGTCCCGGCTGGTGGCGCTGGACCCGCGTACCGGGCGGGAGTTGGTGAGCCTGCGCACCTCCGCGAACGCCCTGGCGGTCGGCCCGAGGGGCATGGTGATCGGCGAGGGGCGGGAGATCGGGTACGTCAGCTTCGGTGGCGCACCGGGTGCCCCCGCCCGGACGGGTGACGGTGGCGTGCCCGGCCCCGGCGTGCCCGGCCCCGGCGGCACGGCGGGGGTTCCTGGGCCGGCGGAGAGCTGCGGCCCGAAGCGGGAGCTCTGCCCCGGGTGA
- a CDS encoding fumarate hydratase, whose product MSSAAAFSYAPLLPTGPDQTEYRLVTDEGVDVVNGPGGRRFLTVEPTALTALTAEAMHDIAHYLRPAHLAQLRAIIDDPAASPNDRFVALDLLRNANIAAGGVLPMCQDTGTAIVMGKRGRHVLTDGSDAEAVSRGVYQAYTRLNLRYSQLAPLTMWEERNTGSNLPAQVELYAEDPDGHPDAYKFLFMAKGGGSANKSYLYQETKALLNPTRMMQFLEEKLRLIGTAACPPYHLAVVIGGTSGEYALKTAKYASAKYLDALPTSGSMSAHGFRDLELEAEVLELTRNFGIGAQFGGRYFCHDVRVVRLPRHGASCPVAIAVSCSADRQAVAKITPSGVWLERLETDPARYLPDVTDETLDASEVVRVDLNRPMDEIRAELSKYPVKTRLSLTGPLVVARDIAHAKIAERLDAGEPMPQYLRDHAVYYAGPAKTPEGYASGSFGPTTAGRMDAYVEKFQAAGGSQVMLAKGNRSAQVTRSCQQHGGFYLGSIGGPAARLAQDCIRHVEVLEYPELGMEAVWKIQVEDFPAFIVVDDKGNDFFADVMSPKSYLTIGSRSAS is encoded by the coding sequence ATGAGCAGTGCCGCCGCGTTCTCGTACGCCCCCTTGCTGCCGACCGGTCCGGACCAGACCGAATACCGCCTGGTCACCGACGAGGGCGTCGACGTCGTCAACGGTCCCGGGGGCCGCCGGTTCCTGACCGTGGAGCCGACCGCGCTCACCGCGCTGACCGCCGAGGCGATGCACGACATCGCGCACTACCTGCGCCCCGCGCACCTGGCCCAGTTGCGGGCGATCATCGACGATCCGGCGGCCTCGCCGAACGACCGGTTCGTCGCGCTCGACCTGCTGCGCAACGCCAACATCGCGGCCGGCGGTGTGCTGCCGATGTGCCAGGACACCGGCACCGCGATCGTGATGGGCAAGCGGGGCCGGCACGTGCTCACCGACGGCAGCGACGCCGAGGCCGTCTCGCGCGGCGTCTACCAGGCGTACACCCGGCTCAACCTGCGCTATTCGCAGCTCGCCCCGCTGACCATGTGGGAGGAGCGCAACACGGGCAGCAACCTGCCGGCCCAGGTCGAGCTCTACGCGGAGGACCCGGACGGGCACCCCGACGCCTACAAGTTCCTCTTCATGGCCAAGGGCGGTGGCTCGGCCAACAAGTCGTACCTCTACCAGGAGACCAAGGCGCTGCTGAACCCCACCCGGATGATGCAGTTCCTGGAGGAGAAGCTGCGGCTGATCGGCACCGCGGCCTGCCCGCCGTACCACCTCGCCGTCGTCATCGGCGGCACCTCCGGTGAGTACGCGTTGAAGACCGCCAAGTACGCCAGCGCCAAGTACCTCGACGCGCTGCCCACCTCCGGCTCGATGAGCGCGCACGGCTTCCGGGACCTGGAGCTGGAGGCGGAGGTGCTGGAACTGACCCGCAACTTCGGTATCGGCGCGCAGTTCGGTGGGCGCTACTTCTGTCACGACGTGCGGGTGGTCCGGCTGCCCCGGCACGGTGCCTCCTGCCCGGTGGCGATTGCCGTGTCCTGCTCGGCGGACCGGCAGGCGGTCGCGAAGATCACCCCGTCGGGCGTGTGGCTGGAACGACTCGAGACCGACCCGGCGCGCTACCTGCCCGACGTCACCGACGAGACGCTCGACGCCTCCGAGGTGGTCCGGGTCGACCTCAACCGACCGATGGACGAGATCCGCGCCGAGCTGTCGAAGTATCCGGTGAAGACCCGGCTGTCGCTGACCGGCCCGTTGGTGGTGGCCCGCGACATCGCGCACGCCAAGATCGCCGAGCGGCTGGACGCCGGTGAGCCGATGCCGCAGTACCTACGCGACCACGCGGTCTACTACGCCGGCCCGGCCAAGACTCCGGAGGGCTACGCGTCCGGCTCGTTCGGCCCGACCACCGCCGGCCGGATGGACGCGTACGTGGAGAAGTTCCAGGCCGCGGGCGGATCGCAGGTGATGCTCGCCAAGGGCAACCGGTCCGCCCAGGTCACCCGCTCCTGCCAGCAGCACGGCGGCTTCTATCTCGGCTCGATCGGCGGTCCGGCCGCCCGGCTCGCGCAGGACTGCATCAGGCACGTCGAGGTCCTGGAATACCCGGAGCTGGGCATGGAGGCGGTCTGGAAGATCCAGGTGGAGGACTTCCCGGCCTTCATCGTGGTCGACGACAAGGGCAACGACTTCTTCGCCGATGTGATGAGTCCTAAGAGTTACCTAACGATCGGGAGCCGTTCGGCGTCCTGA
- a CDS encoding GntR family transcriptional regulator — translation MIDPWSPRSFAEQLADVLRAKIDSGEWQPGHKLPGEVTLAQTYDVARGTVRAALDQLREEGRVVTFTGRGTFVTPEAAGTGNPDA, via the coding sequence ATGATCGACCCCTGGTCGCCGCGCTCATTCGCTGAGCAGTTGGCCGACGTGCTACGGGCGAAGATCGACAGCGGCGAGTGGCAACCCGGGCACAAGCTCCCCGGGGAGGTCACGCTGGCGCAGACCTACGACGTGGCGCGCGGCACCGTGCGGGCCGCGCTGGACCAGCTCCGCGAGGAGGGCCGGGTGGTCACCTTCACCGGGCGCGGCACGTTCGTCACGCCCGAGGCCGCCGGCACCGGGAATCCTGACGCTTAA
- a CDS encoding phage tail protein encodes MSDVGSARVEVTGDVRRFARDTERDLDRALSRIKTPTIDVKADVDVDRGRLGSSFAGAGTEAAQAMTESIGKGLGGLSSALGSNPYVAAAGAAIAATIAAVAAPAIGALLSGALIGGAGLGVIGLGAWLLREEPALKAAASSLTGTLKSTFTDAAKPMLGPLVEALGTFEELVKRISPQIREMFKGLADSGAIQALAEGLAGLVENALPGFQELITAAGPFLKEMAAALPILGTGLSVFFSAIADGGPGAALFFKDFLTFISSMIAGLGVMLGWLSSVYPTVRQFFIDAAAWIQGAIGWLTQFGVTVGTALAPLVPIFTGVWQTISAVVSTAWKLIVNAVTTAINVVKGVIAAVSAAIRGDWQGTWNGIKSVVSAVLNGIRTAVSTTLNGIKSVISGALSTIRAAWTAGWNAMVSVVTGAASRVRSAVAGLRQTVIGAFSAAGSWLTDAGRRIIDGLISGLRSGFDRVRSTLSSLTSMLPDWKGPAEVDAKILRKSGQLVMAGFEAGMTDRFANVRKTLGDLTGDLPAWSGGRPRGGDGASAGGSLSIGELHVHVSGATGREAGEAAAEAILERLGAATLAR; translated from the coding sequence GTGTCGGATGTCGGTTCCGCCCGCGTAGAAGTCACTGGCGACGTTCGCCGGTTCGCCCGGGACACCGAGCGCGACCTGGACCGCGCCCTGAGCCGGATCAAGACCCCGACCATCGACGTCAAGGCGGACGTGGACGTGGACCGGGGCCGCCTCGGCTCCTCGTTCGCCGGAGCGGGGACCGAGGCCGCCCAGGCGATGACCGAGAGCATCGGGAAGGGCCTGGGCGGGCTCTCCTCCGCGCTGGGGAGCAACCCGTACGTGGCCGCCGCCGGTGCCGCCATCGCGGCCACCATCGCGGCCGTGGCCGCCCCGGCGATCGGCGCGCTCCTGTCCGGCGCGCTCATCGGTGGCGCTGGCCTGGGCGTGATCGGGCTCGGGGCGTGGTTGCTCCGGGAGGAGCCCGCTCTGAAGGCCGCCGCCAGCTCGTTGACCGGCACCCTGAAGTCAACCTTCACCGACGCGGCCAAGCCGATGCTCGGCCCCCTGGTGGAGGCGCTGGGGACGTTCGAGGAGCTGGTGAAGCGGATCAGCCCCCAGATCCGCGAGATGTTCAAGGGGCTGGCGGACTCGGGCGCGATCCAGGCCCTGGCCGAGGGGCTGGCCGGGCTGGTGGAGAACGCCCTCCCCGGGTTCCAGGAGCTGATCACGGCGGCCGGACCGTTCCTGAAGGAGATGGCCGCCGCGCTGCCGATCCTCGGGACCGGGCTGTCCGTGTTCTTCTCCGCCATCGCGGACGGGGGGCCGGGGGCGGCCCTGTTCTTCAAGGACTTCTTGACCTTCATCAGCTCCATGATCGCGGGCCTGGGCGTGATGCTGGGCTGGCTGAGCTCGGTCTACCCGACCGTGCGTCAGTTCTTCATCGACGCGGCGGCCTGGATTCAGGGCGCGATCGGGTGGCTGACCCAGTTCGGTGTCACCGTGGGGACGGCCCTCGCTCCCCTGGTCCCGATCTTCACCGGCGTGTGGCAGACCATTAGCGCGGTGGTCAGTACCGCGTGGAAGCTGATCGTGAACGCGGTGACCACTGCCATCAACGTGGTGAAGGGCGTCATCGCCGCTGTCTCGGCCGCCATCCGGGGCGACTGGCAGGGGACCTGGAACGGGATCAAGTCGGTGGTCTCGGCCGTGCTGAACGGCATCCGGACGGCGGTCTCCACCACCCTGAACGGCATCAAGAGCGTGATCTCCGGCGCGCTGAGCACCATTCGGGCCGCCTGGACGGCCGGGTGGAACGCGATGGTGTCGGTGGTCACCGGTGCGGCGTCCCGGGTGCGCTCGGCCGTGGCCGGGCTGCGCCAGACCGTCATCGGCGCGTTCTCCGCCGCCGGTAGCTGGCTGACCGATGCGGGCCGCCGGATCATTGACGGTCTGATCTCCGGGCTCCGGTCCGGGTTCGATCGGGTGCGCTCCACCCTGAGCTCCCTCACCTCGATGCTCCCGGACTGGAAGGGACCGGCGGAGGTGGACGCCAAGATCCTCCGCAAGTCCGGTCAGCTCGTGATGGCCGGGTTCGAGGCTGGCATGACCGACCGGTTCGCCAACGTCCGGAAGACCCTCGGGGACCTGACGGGGGACCTCCCGGCGTGGAGCGGCGGACGGCCGCGCGGTGGGGACGGGGCCAGCGCGGGCGGGTCGCTGAGCATCGGGGAGCTTCACGTCCACGTCTCGGGCGCGACCGGGCGTGAGGCTGGGGAGGCAGCGGCCGAGGCGATCCTGGAGCGGCTGGGCGCTGCCACGCTCGCCCGGTGA
- a CDS encoding helix-turn-helix transcriptional regulator, which translates to MTEFVGYRAAAAYLGINMHTLSAHVSHGIGPEPELDRALVNGSPHIVFTKAELDRWLDERPMTSHQAAKYLGIPRGTLSGYVIEGTGPERDLVGGRSVFTKDELDRWVRRRARQGKKTNRPTTEDRDMFARKTKTPRPAQAKTTDPRAALVHALADAGEVIASACGTCGATVAKDDPEAEQTYRQVGTWPYSRQVRSWRFHRVCSLATGGAELLALALDPTARPVRVTQAHADVARTLGVPLAYRELEKASSTDAGRGRSPFQHIPRAELAELRAAVEKRHRELTVPVPHSSGWPCAGCGRSHELADAWGTYQGRPVCAGCSQRIQRAKIPGNRRVEEYALEAARDLIPARRQVSPFPLAREMASYRPLGPGERREPWAYVTDLPEVPLTTEERLAARLAELESRLAVAA; encoded by the coding sequence ATGACCGAGTTCGTGGGCTACCGCGCCGCCGCCGCGTACCTGGGCATCAACATGCACACGCTCTCTGCCCACGTCTCCCATGGCATCGGCCCCGAGCCCGAGCTGGACCGGGCGCTGGTGAACGGAAGCCCCCACATCGTGTTCACCAAGGCCGAGCTGGACCGCTGGCTGGACGAGCGACCCATGACCTCCCACCAGGCCGCCAAGTACCTGGGCATCCCCAGGGGGACACTCTCCGGCTACGTCATAGAGGGGACCGGCCCGGAGCGGGACCTGGTTGGCGGCCGGTCGGTGTTCACCAAGGACGAGCTGGACCGCTGGGTGAGAAGGCGGGCCAGGCAAGGCAAGAAGACCAACAGACCGACCACGGAGGACCGAGACATGTTCGCTCGCAAGACCAAGACCCCCAGGCCCGCCCAGGCCAAGACCACCGACCCCCGCGCCGCGCTGGTCCACGCGCTGGCCGATGCCGGGGAGGTCATCGCGTCGGCGTGCGGCACGTGCGGGGCCACGGTCGCCAAGGACGACCCCGAGGCCGAGCAGACCTACCGCCAGGTGGGCACGTGGCCCTACTCCCGCCAGGTCCGCTCCTGGCGCTTCCACCGGGTGTGCTCCCTGGCCACCGGCGGTGCCGAGCTCCTGGCGCTGGCGCTCGATCCCACCGCGCGCCCGGTCCGGGTCACCCAGGCTCACGCGGACGTGGCGCGCACGCTCGGCGTGCCGCTGGCGTACCGGGAGCTGGAGAAAGCCTCGTCCACCGACGCGGGCCGGGGCCGCTCCCCGTTCCAGCACATCCCCCGTGCGGAGCTGGCCGAGCTCCGCGCCGCCGTGGAGAAGCGCCACCGGGAGCTGACCGTCCCGGTCCCCCACTCCTCCGGCTGGCCGTGCGCCGGGTGCGGCCGGTCTCACGAGCTGGCGGACGCCTGGGGCACCTACCAGGGCCGCCCGGTGTGCGCCGGGTGCTCCCAGCGCATCCAGCGCGCCAAGATCCCGGGTAACCGGCGGGTGGAGGAGTACGCCCTGGAGGCGGCCCGGGACCTGATCCCGGCGCGCCGCCAGGTGAGCCCGTTCCCGCTGGCGCGCGAGATGGCCTCGTACCGGCCGCTTGGTCCCGGGGAGCGGCGCGAGCCCTGGGCGTACGTGACCGACCTCCCCGAGGTGCCGCTGACCACGGAGGAGCGGCTGGCCGCGCGCCTGGCCGAGCTGGAGTCCCGGCTGGCGGTGGCGGCATGA
- a CDS encoding DUF3854 domain-containing protein, with protein MAELAPDHREFLAAQAVNPDLAEKLGVRSLTGKDDLAELGEDWQNWANFPAIAFPWTNEEGRTEYQIRPDNPTEDQRDGRLRKYVFRSKDRGYQPVLWAVRPVNDHTTLMLIVEGTKQALAAASYAPQHVAVYAIGGCRMWQREGLPIGDLMVAEDQEVVILLDADASSNLDVYEAGVKLGGALTDEGATSVGFARMTGVGEKDGLDDVLGARPEGRRASYLARIIEAGRKHRKPADKAPVRKKATTPTEPPRADGDRAVVVVNEDRLTVINSLTAALVDRFSGVTLFNHGEVISELKGSKMTPVDKGRFNNVIQQAARTLSKSEGRDGTTYVDAWPEDKTMAAVLSEAEKFTPLEHIATTPFVRPDGSVCTTAGYDDATRSLLVPDEVLEKVEVPENPTAADVEAARDLLLVEWLGDFPWDTTADRANMLALIITPFIRSLVPLVPLAVVDGTGKGVGKNLLADCISILFTGQRDAQPMPYTKDDEEHRKVITSAFREGSSLFIFDEAHEIEGANFARAITSMTYQDRVLGVSRMARFPNRVTWISLGNNVKVEGDMIRRVYRIRIDPKTANPEDRPSSSFRHPGLSGLDLRSWTEVNRAALLRAVLVLVRAWFAQGQKKAVRAESFGSFEVWEGIVGGICAMAGVPGFLGNLKAWRGTSNFSSSYWSAHLEWLFEQFGNGTFFAAEVKRRALADPEGFQPPPDNEDTTSKGFARVLGQQYAGLAGQWYDGLQIVRTGTGKGERVKWAVEGSPVAPQGSEGSERSEPLSSNLPWNTTPVVVVEVEEHVSHGEAGPEPSDRSDPSDPPTGPPVDWVPSAPGDGVAGYVTELSEDGDEEFGGLYPVVILRTRTGLVRITGSPPALRRALADATPEVGNAIGVKFLGERPINGDPNRKAGQYRVIQRAKEPTS; from the coding sequence GTGGCTGAGCTGGCCCCGGACCACCGGGAGTTCCTGGCCGCCCAGGCTGTGAACCCGGACCTGGCCGAGAAGCTGGGCGTGCGCTCGCTCACCGGCAAGGACGACCTGGCCGAGCTGGGCGAGGACTGGCAGAACTGGGCCAACTTCCCGGCCATCGCGTTCCCCTGGACCAACGAGGAGGGCCGGACGGAGTACCAGATCCGGCCCGACAACCCGACCGAGGACCAGAGGGACGGGCGTCTCCGGAAGTACGTGTTCCGGTCCAAGGACCGGGGTTACCAGCCGGTCCTCTGGGCCGTCCGCCCGGTCAACGACCACACCACGCTGATGCTGATCGTGGAGGGCACCAAGCAGGCCCTGGCCGCCGCCAGCTACGCGCCGCAGCACGTCGCGGTGTACGCCATCGGCGGGTGCCGGATGTGGCAGCGCGAGGGCCTTCCCATCGGGGACCTGATGGTGGCCGAGGACCAGGAGGTGGTCATCCTCCTGGACGCGGACGCCAGCTCGAACCTGGACGTGTACGAGGCCGGGGTGAAGCTCGGCGGCGCACTCACCGACGAGGGCGCGACCTCGGTCGGGTTCGCCCGGATGACCGGCGTCGGGGAGAAGGACGGCCTGGACGATGTGCTGGGCGCTCGCCCCGAGGGCCGCCGGGCCTCGTACCTCGCCCGGATCATCGAGGCGGGCCGCAAGCACAGGAAGCCCGCCGACAAGGCCCCGGTCCGCAAGAAGGCCACCACCCCCACCGAGCCGCCCCGGGCGGATGGTGACCGGGCGGTGGTGGTCGTCAACGAGGACCGGCTGACCGTCATCAACTCGCTGACCGCCGCGCTGGTGGACCGGTTCTCCGGTGTGACGCTGTTCAACCACGGGGAGGTCATCTCCGAGCTGAAGGGCTCCAAGATGACCCCGGTGGACAAGGGCCGGTTCAACAACGTGATCCAGCAGGCGGCCCGCACGCTCAGCAAGTCCGAGGGGCGGGACGGGACCACCTACGTGGACGCCTGGCCCGAGGACAAGACGATGGCCGCCGTGCTGTCCGAGGCGGAGAAGTTCACCCCGCTGGAGCACATCGCCACCACGCCGTTCGTGCGGCCGGACGGGTCGGTCTGCACCACGGCCGGATACGACGACGCCACCCGGTCCCTGTTGGTCCCGGACGAGGTGCTGGAGAAGGTGGAGGTGCCGGAGAACCCCACGGCCGCCGACGTGGAGGCCGCGCGGGACCTCCTCCTGGTGGAGTGGCTGGGGGACTTCCCGTGGGACACCACGGCTGACCGGGCCAACATGCTGGCGCTCATCATCACCCCGTTCATCCGGTCCCTGGTGCCGCTCGTTCCGCTCGCGGTGGTGGACGGGACCGGGAAGGGCGTCGGGAAGAACCTCCTGGCGGACTGCATCTCGATCCTGTTCACCGGCCAGCGCGACGCCCAGCCCATGCCGTACACCAAGGACGACGAGGAGCACCGGAAGGTGATCACCTCGGCCTTCCGTGAGGGCTCCAGCCTGTTCATCTTCGATGAGGCACACGAGATCGAGGGGGCGAACTTCGCCAGGGCCATCACGTCGATGACCTACCAGGACCGCGTTCTGGGCGTCTCGCGGATGGCCCGGTTCCCGAACCGGGTCACCTGGATCTCGTTGGGCAACAACGTCAAGGTCGAGGGCGACATGATCCGCCGGGTCTACCGCATCCGGATCGACCCCAAGACCGCCAACCCGGAGGACCGGCCGTCCAGCTCGTTCCGGCACCCCGGCCTGTCCGGCCTGGATCTCCGGTCGTGGACCGAGGTCAACCGGGCGGCGCTGTTGCGCGCGGTCCTAGTGCTGGTGCGCGCCTGGTTCGCCCAGGGCCAGAAGAAGGCGGTGCGTGCGGAGTCGTTCGGATCGTTCGAGGTCTGGGAGGGCATCGTGGGCGGCATCTGCGCGATGGCCGGTGTCCCCGGCTTCCTCGGCAACCTGAAGGCGTGGCGCGGCACCTCGAACTTCAGCTCCAGCTACTGGTCCGCCCACCTGGAGTGGTTGTTCGAGCAGTTCGGCAACGGGACGTTCTTCGCGGCCGAGGTGAAGCGGCGCGCCCTGGCGGACCCCGAGGGGTTCCAGCCCCCGCCGGACAACGAGGACACCACGTCCAAGGGCTTCGCTCGGGTGCTGGGCCAGCAGTACGCCGGGCTGGCCGGTCAGTGGTACGACGGGCTCCAGATCGTCCGCACCGGCACCGGCAAGGGGGAGCGGGTCAAGTGGGCCGTGGAGGGCTCGCCCGTGGCTCCCCAGGGGTCGGAAGGGTCGGAACGGTCGGAACCCCTCTCCTCGAATCTCCCGTGGAACACCACTCCTGTGGTGGTCGTAGAGGTAGAGGAGCACGTGTCACACGGGGAGGCAGGGCCGGAACCTTCCGACCGTTCCGACCCTTCCGACCCCCCGACCGGCCCGCCGGTGGACTGGGTGCCCTCGGCCCCCGGTGACGGGGTGGCCGGGTACGTGACCGAGCTGTCCGAGGACGGGGACGAGGAGTTCGGCGGGTTGTACCCGGTCGTCATCCTCCGCACCCGGACCGGTCTGGTCCGCATCACCGGAAGCCCGCCCGCCCTCCGCCGCGCCCTGGCGGATGCGACCCCCGAGGTGGGCAACGCCATCGGTGTGAAGTTCCTCGGGGAGCGCCCGATCAACGGTGACCCCAACCGCAAGGCCGGTCAGTACCGGGTCATCCAGAGGGCCAAGGAGCCCACCTCGTGA